Proteins co-encoded in one Zymomonas mobilis subsp. mobilis ATCC 10988 genomic window:
- a CDS encoding thioredoxin domain-containing protein gives MMKKLKIGLGAVLLLAGSSFMVSACHKTEKAPANSQQEAALPAAIPAPNGGSWTDVVSVSPEGGFVMGNPKAPVSLVEYASFTCPHCADFTQEGFPKLRDNYIAKGLVKLEFRNLVRDPFDIALTLLARCRGAETFFPIADQLFQEQKPMFERIQNADKADLQRVAGLPQDQQMAEYIRLTGMNPFFGNRGLPTSAQNKCLTDQAAIKTLMDIRSIADKQNVTGTPMFLINGALQEVGIGSPIWDQLEPALKAALQ, from the coding sequence ATGATGAAAAAATTGAAAATAGGTTTAGGTGCTGTCCTTTTATTAGCCGGTTCTTCCTTTATGGTCAGTGCTTGCCATAAAACAGAAAAAGCGCCTGCCAATAGCCAACAGGAAGCCGCTTTACCCGCCGCTATTCCGGCACCGAATGGCGGTAGTTGGACGGATGTTGTTTCTGTTTCCCCTGAAGGCGGCTTTGTCATGGGTAATCCCAAAGCGCCGGTTTCTTTGGTTGAATATGCGTCTTTTACCTGTCCGCATTGTGCCGATTTTACGCAGGAAGGTTTCCCGAAATTACGGGATAATTATATCGCCAAAGGGTTGGTGAAATTAGAATTCCGTAACCTTGTTCGTGATCCATTTGATATTGCTCTGACTCTTCTTGCCCGCTGCCGTGGCGCGGAAACCTTTTTCCCAATTGCGGATCAGCTTTTCCAAGAACAAAAACCGATGTTTGAACGCATCCAGAATGCGGACAAAGCCGATTTGCAACGTGTCGCCGGTCTGCCCCAAGATCAACAAATGGCAGAATATATCCGCCTGACGGGAATGAATCCCTTCTTCGGAAATCGCGGATTGCCGACCAGCGCCCAGAATAAATGTCTGACGGATCAGGCCGCGATTAAAACCCTGATGGATATTCGGAGCATTGCCGACAAGCAGAATGTCACCGGCACGCCAATGTTCTTAATCAATGGTGCTTTACAAGAAGTCGGTATCGGTAGCCCGATTTGGGATCAGCTGGAACCTGCTTTGAAAGCTGCTCTGCAATAA
- a CDS encoding extensin family protein: MADFRILSCLLLFILASCSGSSPHKRRSGSTASHPIATPVPSSGDFHHCLGDLNKEGVHYQLVPDRTFDNGCSIYHAVTMTSAQVPITHLGPLQCPAAENLAYWIDDAVLKSAKVWLGSPVIKVETFGSYSCRTRNSRAGAKISEHGRANAVDISAFDLADGRRITVKEGWRHGDRHTKDFLRSVFHAACRRFSVVISPDGDEYHQDHIHMDLGQSQYCH; encoded by the coding sequence ATGGCTGATTTTCGCATTTTATCTTGTCTGCTTCTTTTTATTTTGGCGTCCTGTTCCGGTTCTTCTCCTCATAAAAGAAGATCGGGAAGCACGGCTTCGCATCCAATCGCAACGCCTGTGCCAAGTAGCGGTGATTTCCATCATTGTTTAGGCGATCTCAATAAAGAAGGTGTCCATTACCAATTGGTGCCAGACCGGACATTCGATAACGGCTGCTCTATTTATCATGCGGTCACCATGACATCAGCACAGGTGCCGATAACCCATTTGGGGCCTTTGCAATGTCCAGCCGCCGAAAATCTGGCGTATTGGATTGATGATGCTGTGTTGAAATCAGCCAAAGTTTGGTTGGGCAGTCCTGTTATAAAGGTCGAAACTTTCGGCAGTTACAGTTGTCGGACACGGAATAGTCGGGCTGGGGCAAAAATTTCGGAACATGGCCGTGCCAATGCGGTTGATATATCGGCGTTCGATTTAGCCGATGGCCGCCGTATTACGGTTAAAGAGGGTTGGCGACATGGTGATCGCCATACGAAAGATTTTCTCCGCTCTGTTTTCCATGCGGCTTGTCGGCGTTTTTCGGTTGTTATCAGCCCTGACGGGGATGAATACCATCAAGACCATATCCATATGGATTTAGGTCAAAGCCAATATTGCCACTAA
- a CDS encoding aldo/keto reductase: MVPVKNVVLNDGHSMPAIGQGVYQLNPAQAESMVALGYDLGYRAVDTAAWYENEEGVGEGLRSRHARSFITTKLMPQDMGRVNCFVALDKSIRNLGVTSLNLYLIHWPGQDRKRYEETWQTLIQIRAIGKASSIGVSNFTIDHLDHIIADSGVVPAVNQIELHPYFQQKELRAYHAERGIVTTSWSPLGRGAALNDPVIREIALKHGKTPAQVVLNWHLSLGLTVIPKASSKARLQENLEADSFALDEEDMQRIESLDKPDGRQGMDPAVFDF, translated from the coding sequence ATGGTGCCGGTTAAAAATGTAGTGCTGAATGACGGGCATAGTATGCCAGCCATCGGTCAAGGCGTTTACCAACTCAATCCCGCACAAGCTGAAAGCATGGTCGCTTTGGGATATGATCTTGGCTATCGCGCTGTTGATACTGCGGCATGGTATGAAAATGAAGAAGGGGTTGGAGAAGGGCTGCGTTCTCGTCACGCTCGTAGCTTTATAACCACCAAATTGATGCCGCAGGATATGGGGCGGGTGAATTGCTTTGTCGCCCTTGATAAAAGCATCCGCAATCTGGGTGTAACTAGTTTAAATCTGTATCTTATCCATTGGCCGGGGCAAGACCGGAAACGCTATGAAGAGACATGGCAAACCCTGATTCAAATCAGGGCAATCGGCAAAGCCAGCTCTATCGGTGTCTCCAATTTTACGATTGATCATCTCGATCATATTATTGCCGATTCCGGTGTCGTGCCTGCCGTCAACCAGATCGAATTACACCCTTATTTCCAGCAAAAAGAATTGCGTGCCTATCATGCGGAACGGGGTATTGTAACGACCAGTTGGTCGCCGCTGGGTCGCGGAGCCGCTCTGAATGATCCGGTTATTCGTGAAATTGCTTTGAAGCATGGCAAAACACCGGCACAAGTTGTTTTGAACTGGCATTTGAGTCTGGGTTTGACGGTTATTCCCAAGGCATCCAGTAAAGCCCGTTTACAAGAAAATCTTGAAGCGGATAGTTTCGCGCTTGATGAAGAAGATATGCAGCGCATTGAATCTTTGGATAAACCTGACGGTCGTCAGGGGATGGATCCGGCTGTTTTCGATTTTTAA
- a CDS encoding IS5 family transposase (programmed frameshift): MERIKPFFPLAHGVPRVDDRRVLSGIVYVIRNGLQWKDAPKAYGPHKTLYNRFIRWSRLGVFDRIFVALTEQAGRSKRLMIDATHLKAHRTAASLLKKGLFPRHIGRTKGGLNSKLHAVCDSQGRPVRLHLTAGQVSDFKGADVLLANLPEETQEILGDRGYDSNKIRQSLADRNITACIPPKKNRKSKPPYDWHLYKKRHLIENMFAKLKDWRRVATRYDRCAHIFMSAIHIAASFIFYLKE; this comes from the exons ATGGAACGGATTAAGCCGTTTTTTCCACTGGCGCATGGTGTGCCGCGTGTCGATGACCGTCGTGTCCTGAGCGGGATCGTTTACGTGATCCGCAACGGCCTTCAGTGGAAAGACGCCCCGAAAGCGTATGGCCCGCACAAGACTTTATACAACCGGTTTATCCGGTGGAGCCGCCTGGGTGTCTTTGACCGGATCTTCGTCGCCCTGACGGAGCAGGCAGGCCGTTCGAAGCGTCTGATGATCGATGCAACACATCTGAAAGCACACCGGACAGCGGCCTCCCTGCTCAAAAAGGGGCTTT TTCCCCGCCATATCGGACGCACGAAAGGCGGACTGAACTCAAAGCTTCACGCTGTATGCGATAGTCAGGGCCGCCCTGTCCGGCTGCATCTGACCGCAGGTCAGGTCAGTGACTTCAAAGGCGCGGATGTTCTGCTGGCAAATCTGCCGGAAGAAACACAAGAAATTCTCGGGGACCGGGGATACGACAGTAATAAAATCAGACAGTCTCTCGCAGACCGGAATATCACCGCCTGTATTCCGCCGAAGAAGAACCGGAAATCAAAGCCGCCTTACGACTGGCATCTGTATAAAAAGCGTCACCTCATCGAAAATATGTTCGCAAAGCTCAAAGACTGGCGGCGTGTCGCAACACGATACGACCGGTGCGCTCACATATTCATGTCAGCAATCCATATCGCAGCAAGTTTCATCTTCTATCTCAAAGAATGA
- the aspT gene encoding aspartate-alanine antiporter, giving the protein MVILEFLQTLLRNNPEIALFLAIAIGYWIGKFRFGSLQIGGVAGSLLAAVLISQIGIHIDSGLKTVLFALFIYAVGFQSGPQFFKSLGRQSLREVLMAFVLAISGLFTVLAVARMFHLDKGLAAGVAAGGLTQSAIIGTASSALEKLGLPLAQTQMLQGHVAVGYAVTYIFGSLAPIIICVNILPWLMKRGLREDALTAEAEQMQGMAVYGDGERPALSEFVSRVYQVKKAGQSVQQIESDHVTVEQIRRQKNLVAVTQDSTVEAGDLLLLFGHRADVISTGELLGEEIKQPPHDMDVVIVRHDVLLTNKAFVGKSVAECSQILSQVARHGVYFLGLKRGDKTLPLTSDLHILSGDIVTLYGTRKDVDRVAKELGSLLTRSLKTDLVFHGVGLVVGLLIGLIVVRLGSIPLTLGSGGGALLSGLLFGWYQNRHSKSGNMPMAASTLLVDFGLSGFVAVTGLQTGQQAVTTIMQQGITLFMLGVVVSIVPLIITMLFGRYVLQYKNTAVFAGALAGSRSANPALGEILNKAGNAVPTTSFAITYAIANVLLTLLGPLVVAFS; this is encoded by the coding sequence ATGGTAATATTAGAATTTTTGCAGACATTGTTAAGAAACAACCCTGAAATTGCCCTCTTTTTGGCAATTGCCATCGGCTATTGGATAGGAAAATTCCGTTTTGGATCCTTACAAATCGGAGGAGTCGCCGGTTCTTTATTGGCGGCTGTCCTGATAAGCCAGATTGGTATCCATATTGATTCAGGGCTGAAAACAGTTCTGTTTGCCCTTTTTATCTATGCTGTCGGTTTTCAAAGTGGCCCCCAGTTTTTCAAATCTCTGGGACGGCAATCTTTGCGTGAAGTGCTGATGGCCTTTGTTTTGGCTATATCCGGTCTTTTTACCGTTTTAGCCGTAGCCAGAATGTTTCATCTCGATAAAGGTTTGGCCGCGGGTGTCGCCGCCGGTGGATTGACCCAATCTGCTATTATCGGAACGGCCAGTTCTGCTTTGGAAAAACTAGGCTTGCCGCTGGCTCAAACCCAGATGTTACAAGGCCATGTCGCCGTCGGCTATGCTGTGACCTATATATTCGGGTCGCTTGCCCCGATTATTATCTGCGTCAATATTCTACCTTGGTTGATGAAAAGAGGGCTGCGTGAAGACGCCCTCACCGCTGAAGCCGAACAAATGCAAGGCATGGCTGTTTATGGCGACGGTGAACGCCCCGCTTTGTCTGAATTTGTCAGCCGCGTCTATCAGGTGAAAAAAGCAGGCCAATCTGTCCAACAGATTGAAAGCGATCACGTCACCGTTGAACAGATTCGGAGACAGAAAAATCTTGTCGCTGTGACGCAAGACAGCACCGTCGAAGCCGGAGACCTCCTTTTGCTGTTCGGACATCGTGCCGATGTTATTTCGACGGGAGAATTGCTGGGCGAAGAAATAAAACAGCCGCCGCATGATATGGATGTGGTGATTGTTCGCCATGATGTTCTTTTGACGAATAAGGCCTTTGTCGGAAAATCAGTAGCCGAATGTAGCCAAATTTTATCCCAAGTAGCACGCCACGGTGTTTATTTTCTGGGACTGAAACGCGGCGATAAAACCTTACCGCTTACCTCTGATCTGCATATTTTGTCGGGCGATATTGTGACGCTTTATGGCACACGCAAAGATGTCGATCGGGTAGCCAAGGAATTGGGCAGCCTACTGACCAGAAGCCTTAAAACAGACCTTGTCTTTCATGGCGTGGGGCTTGTTGTCGGGTTACTCATTGGTCTGATCGTTGTCAGATTAGGGTCTATTCCTTTGACCTTAGGGAGCGGCGGCGGCGCGCTTCTCTCTGGCCTGTTATTCGGCTGGTATCAAAATCGCCATAGCAAAAGCGGCAATATGCCAATGGCAGCCTCAACCTTGTTGGTTGATTTCGGCTTATCCGGTTTTGTGGCGGTCACAGGTCTCCAGACTGGACAGCAAGCCGTCACCACCATCATGCAACAGGGTATCACCCTCTTTATGCTGGGTGTCGTGGTGTCGATTGTGCCTTTGATTATCACCATGCTGTTTGGGCGTTATGTCCTGCAATATAAAAACACAGCTGTTTTTGCTGGTGCGCTGGCGGGCTCCCGCAGTGCCAATCCTGCTTTGGGCGAAATCCTTAATAAAGCCGGTAACGCTGTTCCGACAACGTCTTTCGCTATCACCTATGCCATTGCCAACGTTCTTTTGACCTTGTTGGGCCCGCTGGTGGTCGCTTTTTCCTAG
- the mutY gene encoding A/G-specific adenine glycosylase: MQKSAVYREITTDLLNWYQRHARILPWRTEAQQNKVDPYRVWLSEIMLQQTTTAHAAPYYLKFVERWPTVEALAAAQEADVMAEWAGLGYYSRARNLIKCAKEVVASGGKFPDNEQGLLALPGIGRYTAAAIVAIAFGKRAVVVDANVERVVSRLFAIETPLPASRPIIAEETDKLTPDSAAGDFAQAMMDIGATICVNRQPTCAICPMMPHCEGQKTGNPAVFPIKAPKKIRPTRIGYAFIVTSKDQILLIRRPDKGLLGGMRALPSSEWLDQSKITTTASDAETEQQAIKEAFPSFPAQAQKNLMTLAWEKQGHIEHIFTHFALELRIFSAETTSDMIEGEYWPIDEIDLAGLPTVFKKAVKKYLKQTRKA; the protein is encoded by the coding sequence ATGCAAAAATCTGCTGTTTATCGTGAAATAACCACTGATCTTCTTAACTGGTATCAACGCCATGCCCGTATTTTGCCTTGGCGGACAGAAGCCCAGCAAAATAAAGTCGATCCCTATCGGGTCTGGTTATCGGAAATCATGCTACAGCAGACGACAACCGCCCATGCCGCGCCTTATTATTTAAAATTTGTCGAAAGATGGCCAACGGTCGAAGCCTTGGCGGCCGCCCAAGAAGCTGATGTTATGGCTGAATGGGCTGGTTTGGGATATTATAGCCGCGCCAGAAACCTGATTAAATGCGCCAAGGAAGTGGTCGCTTCAGGCGGTAAATTTCCTGATAATGAGCAGGGCTTACTGGCATTACCCGGTATCGGTCGCTATACCGCCGCCGCGATTGTGGCGATTGCCTTTGGGAAAAGAGCGGTTGTGGTCGATGCCAATGTCGAAAGAGTGGTTAGTCGCCTTTTTGCTATTGAAACGCCCTTACCCGCTTCCCGTCCGATTATCGCCGAGGAAACCGACAAATTAACGCCAGATTCAGCAGCGGGTGATTTTGCTCAAGCGATGATGGATATTGGCGCGACAATCTGCGTCAATCGGCAACCCACCTGTGCGATTTGCCCAATGATGCCCCATTGCGAAGGACAAAAAACAGGTAATCCGGCAGTTTTCCCGATCAAAGCCCCGAAAAAAATACGTCCAACACGGATTGGATATGCCTTTATCGTTACATCCAAAGATCAGATTTTACTGATCCGGAGACCGGATAAAGGCTTATTGGGTGGCATGAGGGCGTTGCCGAGCAGCGAATGGCTCGATCAATCCAAAATCACCACAACAGCCAGTGATGCCGAAACAGAGCAGCAGGCTATAAAAGAAGCCTTCCCGTCCTTTCCAGCGCAGGCGCAAAAAAATCTAATGACTCTGGCTTGGGAAAAACAAGGTCATATTGAGCATATTTTTACGCATTTTGCTTTGGAATTGCGGATTTTTTCCGCTGAAACGACTAGCGATATGATCGAGGGTGAATATTGGCCGATTGATGAAATCGACCTTGCCGGTCTGCCCACCGTTTTTAAAAAAGCGGTCAAAAAATATCTTAAGCAGACCCGCAAGGCCTAA
- a CDS encoding demethoxyubiquinone hydroxylase family protein yields MSELSSQTPLETKISEEERKSMIRVDHAGEYGAIRIYAGQLAIMGDRNGRLSKMITRMAAQEDRHFAGFEKLVQERHVRPTLLQPVWKIAGFALGAATALIGPKTAMACTAAVESEIDEHYKSQMEKLGSEDHELKKMIAEYREEELEHRDHAIKEGAEEIPAYPVLYGLIRLGCRAAIELSKRF; encoded by the coding sequence ATGTCTGAATTATCTTCCCAAACGCCGTTAGAAACAAAAATTTCCGAAGAAGAACGGAAGTCAATGATCCGCGTTGACCATGCGGGTGAATATGGCGCAATCCGTATTTATGCAGGTCAATTAGCCATTATGGGCGACCGGAATGGTCGGCTTTCCAAAATGATTACCCGTATGGCGGCACAGGAAGATCGCCATTTTGCGGGTTTTGAAAAACTGGTTCAGGAACGGCATGTCCGCCCGACCTTGTTGCAACCTGTCTGGAAAATAGCGGGTTTTGCCTTGGGAGCGGCAACCGCCCTGATAGGCCCTAAAACCGCTATGGCCTGCACGGCAGCAGTCGAAAGCGAAATTGACGAACATTACAAAAGCCAGATGGAAAAGCTCGGTTCGGAAGATCATGAATTAAAAAAGATGATTGCCGAATATCGGGAAGAAGAATTGGAACATCGCGATCATGCCATCAAGGAAGGGGCTGAAGAAATTCCGGCCTATCCTGTTTTATATGGATTGATCCGTTTGGGATGCCGCGCCGCTATCGAATTATCAAAGCGTTTTTAA
- a CDS encoding disulfide bond formation protein B, protein MASSTRPTPQEEKPLYKRLIEWALHTTADQRLCFARLIAFLYPTISMISALGSEYIGHLYPCEMCLWQRKPHYIAIGLMVFSFLLSFIFSKKDSLKGYIRPSEKILTLLAAFSIAVSGFIGAFHAGVEYHWWEGITTCSLPITGNNTQEMFNAIMNAPFVRCDIPAWTLWGISLAGFNAIFSTGAGLVIALLCLNYLPKRR, encoded by the coding sequence ATGGCATCAAGCACAAGGCCGACGCCCCAAGAAGAAAAGCCTTTATATAAAAGGCTGATTGAATGGGCGCTTCACACCACCGCAGATCAACGTTTATGCTTTGCACGCCTGATTGCCTTTTTATATCCGACTATCTCTATGATCAGTGCATTGGGATCGGAATATATCGGCCATTTATATCCTTGTGAAATGTGCTTGTGGCAAAGAAAACCCCATTATATCGCTATCGGATTGATGGTCTTTTCTTTCTTGCTGTCGTTTATTTTCTCCAAAAAAGACTCTTTAAAAGGCTATATTCGCCCTTCTGAAAAGATATTAACCTTGCTGGCTGCTTTTTCTATTGCGGTCAGCGGTTTTATCGGGGCTTTCCATGCGGGGGTCGAATATCATTGGTGGGAAGGCATAACGACCTGCTCGCTGCCAATTACGGGTAACAATACCCAAGAAATGTTCAATGCCATCATGAATGCACCTTTTGTCCGCTGTGATATTCCGGCATGGACGTTATGGGGCATTTCACTCGCCGGCTTTAATGCCATATTTTCTACAGGGGCAGGATTGGTGATAGCGCTTTTATGTCTGAATTATCTTCCCAAACGCCGTTAG
- a CDS encoding DUF721 domain-containing protein gives MTFVMDKGKSSSVRTSNTEERNNATLSKKKIPAKKRSGKVASKSKKLVIDHDKRRCRLSSVGQLLPHIGGAAFRRFGFLHSTLISRWPLVVGEKYARLSVPESIRFPFGQTVGGTLTVAAEGAMVTLMQHITPAIIERANRFFGYAAIGKISFRQGRLSHFAKAEKSVPLPKTELLQTYLSEEDQDLLDQVHDPELRESLIRLGGGIAREMEQKQN, from the coding sequence ATGACCTTTGTCATGGATAAAGGCAAGTCATCTTCTGTTAGAACTTCCAATACAGAAGAAAGAAACAACGCCACCCTTTCTAAAAAGAAAATACCTGCGAAAAAAAGATCAGGGAAGGTGGCCTCAAAAAGCAAAAAACTTGTCATCGACCATGATAAAAGGCGGTGCAGGTTAAGCTCGGTCGGGCAATTATTGCCCCATATTGGCGGAGCCGCCTTTCGTCGCTTCGGTTTTTTGCATTCTACTCTGATAAGTCGTTGGCCATTGGTGGTCGGTGAAAAATATGCCCGTTTGTCGGTGCCTGAATCAATCCGTTTTCCTTTCGGTCAGACTGTAGGCGGAACATTGACGGTTGCGGCCGAAGGCGCAATGGTTACTTTGATGCAGCATATTACGCCTGCGATTATCGAGCGGGCGAACCGTTTCTTCGGATATGCAGCCATCGGGAAAATCAGCTTTCGCCAAGGGCGACTGAGCCATTTTGCCAAGGCTGAAAAATCGGTGCCTTTACCAAAAACAGAATTACTTCAGACCTATTTGAGCGAGGAAGATCAAGACCTTCTCGATCAAGTGCATGATCCCGAATTACGGGAAAGTCTCATTCGTTTGGGCGGCGGTATCGCAAGAGAAATGGAGCAAAAACAGAATTAG
- a CDS encoding prephenate dehydratase, translating to MKPETAFIPRLNFYILWSSYLSDSDGKSNHTDMMDDYSASAKALVAEMQAKAALSPTKAVAFQGAPGCNSNIAIQDLFPDSLPLPCFSFADALTAVKEGRAGRAMIPIENSLNGRVADMHFLLPESGLTIQAEYFLPINHCLVAPKGAGEITHVLSHPQALGQCRHWLQAHNLRALAHADTAGAAAEVADRKQAGLAALSPALAAKLYGLEILEKGIADGDTNITRFVVLAEADTALQDLPPIRQNLSGKMMTSLLFTVKNTPSALLNAIKGFGDNQVNMTKLESYQHGASFSATQFYADVEGEPSEDNVARALDILQENACDLRILGVYAQARPRQ from the coding sequence ATGAAGCCAGAAACGGCCTTTATTCCCCGTCTCAATTTTTACATTTTATGGAGCAGTTACTTGTCGGATAGCGATGGTAAGTCTAATCACACAGACATGATGGACGATTATTCGGCGTCTGCAAAGGCTTTGGTAGCCGAGATGCAGGCTAAGGCGGCTTTGTCGCCAACCAAGGCCGTTGCCTTTCAAGGTGCGCCCGGCTGTAATTCAAATATCGCGATACAGGATCTTTTCCCTGACAGTTTGCCGCTTCCCTGCTTTAGCTTTGCGGATGCTTTGACGGCGGTCAAGGAAGGACGTGCCGGTCGGGCGATGATTCCGATTGAAAATTCGTTAAATGGCCGCGTTGCCGATATGCATTTTCTGTTACCGGAATCGGGACTGACTATTCAGGCAGAATATTTTTTGCCCATCAATCATTGCTTGGTTGCACCCAAAGGGGCAGGCGAAATCACCCATGTTTTGAGCCATCCACAGGCTTTGGGGCAATGCCGTCATTGGTTGCAGGCCCATAACCTCCGCGCTTTGGCTCATGCCGATACCGCAGGGGCGGCGGCAGAAGTGGCTGACCGGAAACAAGCTGGGTTAGCGGCTTTATCTCCGGCTTTGGCCGCGAAACTCTATGGGTTGGAAATCCTTGAAAAGGGTATTGCCGATGGTGATACCAATATTACCCGCTTTGTTGTTCTCGCCGAAGCCGACACCGCTTTGCAAGATCTTCCCCCGATTAGACAAAATTTATCAGGAAAAATGATGACCAGCTTGCTGTTTACCGTCAAAAACACACCTTCCGCCTTATTGAACGCGATTAAGGGCTTTGGTGATAATCAAGTAAATATGACCAAGCTTGAAAGCTATCAGCATGGTGCCAGCTTTTCCGCGACCCAATTCTATGCGGATGTCGAAGGCGAACCTTCCGAAGATAATGTCGCACGGGCTTTAGATATTTTGCAAGAAAATGCCTGCGATCTCCGTATCTTGGGTGTGTATGCCCAAGCGCGCCCGCGCCAATAA
- a CDS encoding bifunctional aspartate transaminase/aspartate 4-decarboxylase has product MTTDYSKYKNLSPFELKDELIRIASSRTDRLMLNAGRGNPNFLATLPRSAFFNLGQFAVSESELSFSYMTVGVGGQARVEGIEERFERFISENRHKAGIFFLGRALSYVRDQLGLSASQFLHEMVEGILGCNYPTPPRMLSLSEQIVGQYVLREMVGSDLPTDSTDFFATEGGTAAMAYIFNSLKQNNLIKKGDKVAIGMPIFSPYIEIPQLEEYGLEEVAIQADPNLNWQYPDEELEKLKDPAVKIFFCVNPSNPPSVKMNDASLKKIADIVAHHRPDLMILTDDVYGTFADDFHSLFAVCPENTILVYSFSKYFGATGWRLGVIGTHKNNVMDRLLQALPNEKKEALSRRYSSLTTEAENLKFIDRLVADSRAVALNHTAGISTPQQVQMVLFSLFALMDSKEDYKATIKNVIRRREAALYRELGVKPSEDANAVDYYTLLDLETVCRALYGEKFAQWMSDRSSSAEILFRIAEETGIVLLPGEGFGVQKPAARASLANLSEYQYAAIGRSLRKLADEYYQAFLKANG; this is encoded by the coding sequence ATGACGACTGATTACTCGAAATATAAAAATCTTAGCCCTTTCGAGCTGAAAGATGAACTGATCCGCATTGCGTCCAGTCGGACAGACCGCCTGATGTTAAATGCAGGTCGTGGTAATCCAAATTTTCTCGCGACCCTGCCCCGTTCGGCCTTTTTCAATTTGGGACAATTCGCGGTTTCTGAATCGGAGTTATCCTTTTCCTATATGACCGTTGGGGTTGGTGGTCAGGCACGGGTCGAAGGGATTGAAGAACGTTTTGAACGCTTTATCAGTGAGAACCGTCATAAAGCTGGTATCTTCTTCCTTGGCCGCGCCCTTAGCTATGTCCGTGACCAATTGGGGCTGTCCGCATCCCAATTTTTACATGAGATGGTTGAAGGCATCTTGGGATGCAACTATCCGACCCCACCGAGAATGCTCTCTTTGAGTGAACAAATTGTGGGTCAGTATGTCTTGCGGGAAATGGTCGGTAGCGATCTTCCGACAGATTCAACCGACTTCTTTGCGACCGAAGGCGGCACCGCCGCCATGGCCTATATCTTCAATAGTTTGAAACAGAATAATCTTATCAAAAAAGGCGATAAAGTAGCAATCGGGATGCCGATTTTCTCGCCTTATATCGAGATTCCCCAGTTGGAAGAATATGGCCTTGAAGAAGTTGCTATTCAGGCTGATCCTAATCTGAATTGGCAATATCCCGATGAAGAGCTGGAAAAATTGAAAGACCCAGCGGTCAAAATCTTCTTCTGCGTCAATCCCAGCAATCCGCCTTCCGTCAAGATGAATGATGCGTCTTTGAAGAAAATTGCGGATATCGTTGCCCATCATCGCCCTGATCTGATGATTCTGACCGATGACGTTTATGGCACCTTTGCCGATGATTTCCATTCGCTCTTTGCCGTCTGCCCAGAAAATACCATTCTGGTTTATTCCTTCTCGAAATATTTCGGGGCAACCGGTTGGCGGTTAGGCGTTATCGGCACCCATAAAAACAATGTTATGGATAGACTGCTTCAGGCTTTGCCTAATGAGAAAAAGGAAGCCTTGTCTCGCCGCTATTCCAGCCTGACAACAGAAGCCGAAAATCTGAAATTCATCGACAGATTAGTCGCTGACAGTCGCGCGGTTGCGCTTAATCATACCGCAGGCATTTCAACGCCGCAGCAGGTGCAAATGGTGTTGTTCTCGCTCTTTGCTCTGATGGATAGCAAGGAAGACTATAAAGCAACCATCAAAAATGTGATCCGCCGCCGCGAGGCTGCTTTATATCGTGAATTAGGCGTTAAACCGTCAGAAGATGCCAATGCCGTTGATTATTACACCCTGCTTGATTTGGAAACGGTCTGCCGCGCCCTTTACGGTGAAAAATTCGCACAATGGATGAGCGATCGTTCCAGCTCAGCTGAAATCCTGTTCCGTATTGCCGAAGAAACGGGCATTGTTTTGTTGCCGGGTGAAGGCTTTGGTGTCCAGAAGCCCGCTGCCAGAGCGTCGCTCGCCAATTTGAGCGAATATCAATATGCCGCTATCGGGCGTTCGCTTCGGAAATTGGCCGATGAATATTATCAGGCCTTTTTAAAAGCAAACGGCTAA